ACGCGTACTCTGACCGAAGGTAAATTTTTAGTACGCCAAGTATCAGTGTCCGATGACCACCTACCACTTGTTTATCGAATCGAAAAAGAAGTGAACCATCCTTTAGCGAAATCACTTGTGAAGTATCTAGAACCTTTTAGCTCTGTTACCAAAAGAGCAGGATCCATCCAACTTCTCCATTTGGAAAACATCCCTGGCCGTGGGGTGAAAGCAGAATTAGAAGTGGATTCAAAATCACTTTCCGTTCTTATTGGAAACAAAAGTTTACTCGAATCGGAACAAATCCCGATGGAAAAAATGCCGGAAGGGGAAGGATCCTTAATTTTACTTGCAGTGAATGGAAATTATCGGGGGAGTTTTTTACTCGCAGATGAAATACGACCTGGTGCCAGGTCTTTTATTTCCTTACTCAAACACTTTGTTCCCAACATTTCGATTCTTTCTGGGGATCGTTATGCAGCGGTGAAGTTCATTGCAGAAACACTCGGAATCGAAAAGTATTCCTCTGACTTATCTCCTGAAGACAAATCAAATCTTATCAGTACGGCTCAAGAAAAAGGAAACATTGTCATTATGGTGGGAGACGGAATCAACGATAGTCTCTCTTTAGCCCAAGCCAATGTTTCCATTTCTCATACGGAAGCAGAAGACCTCTCTCTTGAAAAATCGGATGTTGTTTTGACTTCAGGGAATTTAAATGGACTTGTCCATTCCCTACTTTCTGCCAAAAAAACAAGAGAGGTGATTTTACAAAACATCATCATTTCTTTCTGTTACAATTCCATCATGTTACCACTTGCCATGTTTGGACTTATGTTACCCGTGATCTGTGCCGTGTTTATGGCATGTTCTAGCTTGACAGTCCTTCTCAATTCTCTTTCCATTAGATTTAGGATCCCCCAATGGAAGCCCTCTACTTAACTATCCCCATGGCAATGTGTATTGCCGCTTTCTTTCTTTATGTCTTTATCACAGCCTTTCGTAAAGGTCAATTTGAGGACATAGAATCTCCCAAGTATAGAATGTTCTTCGAAGAAGAAGAATACCCACAAAGTAAAGCCAACCCAAATCAATCAGATGGACCAACTAGCAAATCTTAGCTTCTTTGGATCCATACTTGTGTATGGATTTGTCAGTAGTTTTCATTGTTTGGTGATGTGTGGCCCCTTTGTTTCTCTTTTACAAACAGAAAAAGGAAAACCCATTCCTATCTACCTCTACCACTTGGGGAGAGTCATCTCTTATACTTTTTTAGGTATGGTACTCGGCTTTCTTGGCAAAGGAGCCAATGCTTTAGGAGATCTAACTGCAATCAAAGGAGTCGCTGGAGTATTCACCTTTTTATTTCTGATAGTGTTTGCCATTCGTACCTACTCCCTCAAATCAACCTCTAGTTTTGGATCATTGCCACAAGGGATTCGCAAGTTTTTGGAAAAAATTCGTTCTCAGTTTAGTAAAAATGGACTTGGGTTTGGAATTGGAATTGTCAGTGCCCTACTCCCTTGTGGGGTTTTGTATCCAGCTTATGCTGCGTCCTTTGCCACAGGGAACTTACTCACGGGTGGTCTTGTGATGTTTTTCTTTTATTTGGGAACAGTACCGGCTCTCTCTGGTCTTAGTTTCCTTGTGGGAAAGTGGAGGCACCGCATCCAACCGAAATGGATTCCTGCATTTGGAACTCTTGTGATTTTAACTTCGCTCAGTTTTTTACTCTACAGATTGTTTTTCCATAATCATGGAGAGTCTTGTGACCACTTGTTGTAACTTTGGAGTTGCTTAGACCTTCTTTCAGTCAAACCTCCGTTTGGTTGTCTCTACAACAGAATTCTATTTCTAGGATCTCTAGACCTAAAATCCTCTTCCGCGGAAATATTTTTCTTTGAAGTGGCTGACTAAGTCTTGATTGATATTGGTGTCATTGTTATTGCCAATCACGGCAATGAGTTTTTTGGCTAAGTTTCTATCATGGTTCACTAACCATCGTCTATACTGAGTGTTTAATTCAGACTCTCCCACAAGGATAACCTCGCTTGGTGATTGTAAGGTTTTGGTGATGTCCTCAAAATCCCAAACATCCGATTCCATTGGTTTCTCCCAAGTTTTGGATCTCATTTGGTCTGATTCAAATTTGATCATCTCAATTCGTTTTTTGTTGAGGTATAGGATGCAGGCGTTCATATTTTCACTTCCCTTTACTTTATTATGACGCAAAGGAAAACAAAATCATACTCTTTTTAAAAAAACCTCATGTTCTCTTTTTTGACATTTATCATTGATAAATGTCAATCCATACTCAAACTCACAATTGATTCTGAACTCAGTTCGTCTACCAGGTAATGGACATTAGTTGATAGTTCGCTAGGTTCAATGATAAACTCATTAAAAAATAATAGGGAAAAGACCAAACTAGAGGTAGCCAAAGCGACATAAATTTTACGCTTCGTCCTCTCGGTTCTGATTCTAACCCTGGTTTGCCTTACCAAACGTAATTCGAAATCAGAATCATTCAAAAGTTGTTCCCATTTTTTAGGATTCTTGGAATTCATTTTTTCCTCCTGGTATGTGTTTGCGGATCCATTCTTTGGTTCGAAACAATCGTGACTTCACCGTTCCTTGCCTAATCTCTAGTTCCTTTGCAATTTCTTCCATGGTATTGCCAGCCAAATAAAGACGTAAGGTTTGACGATACACTTCAGGGATCCTGTTAAGTATGGATTCGATCCATTCTTCCTTTTCCCATGTAGTAACGTCATGGGCACCCGAAAGTTGAACCTTGTTTTTTACTAGGTATCGTTTTGCTTTCTCTTCTTCCTTCAATCGTTTTTCATTCATACGAAGGGATTCGTTCCGAGCTATGGTGTAAATCCAAGTAGAAATTTTGGACCTACCATCAAACCCGCCCTTCTCCAAAGATTTAAAAGCACGGAAGTAGACTTCCTGAACTACATCTTCTGTAGCATCATCAAAACGGTCGATGAGGGTATCACCGACCGTTTTAAGAACCAAATATTTGGTTTCTTTGACTACTGTTTCGAAGTCAAACTCTGGCATTGTTTACTCTTCCGGTGGTTGGTGGCGGCTTGCGAAACGTTCCACTAGATCAGCAAATTTTTCCCTTTGTTCTGGTTTTAACACTGCATGGAATTCTACGAGTTTAGATTGAAAAAACTTACGCATCTCTTGGTGGCGAGTTTCTCTTTCGATACTCATTTTATCCAATAACTTGGTGTCAATTTTCTCAGCTCGAATCTGTGTAGCCATTTCCTTTGCCCAAGATTCATGTTTTGGCTTCATTTCCTTGTGTTTGGCAATGAGTTCCGCTTTGATGGTTTCTAATTTGGCTTTTTGCGCATCATCTAAATCTAGTTTTGATGTGAGTTTAGAAGCCACCCATTCAATTCGTTTTTCGAAATCTTTGTGTCCACGGCAATTTCCGAATGCAAATGCCATAACCGATACTAAACCGACTGTTGTTGTGATTTTTAAAACTTGTTTGAGAGAGATCATAAAACCTTCCTTGTTTGTTTGGGAAATAAGACCCGGAAGATTGAGGGAGAGTTCCCTACCTCTAAAAAAAGAAGCAGGGAATATAAAAAATTTAGATTAGAAACTTGGGAACGGATCGCCTGTTAAGTATCCATCTGTTTTCAAGTCTTGGCAGGAAAGGATGTTTGCAATCGCAGAACCAAGTACAAAGCCTTTAAAACCTTTGATATCAGAAACACACTGATCAACATCCGCTTTCACATAA
The sequence above is drawn from the Leptospira wolbachii serovar Codice str. CDC genome and encodes:
- a CDS encoding HAD-IC family P-type ATPase, translated to TRTLTEGKFLVRQVSVSDDHLPLVYRIEKEVNHPLAKSLVKYLEPFSSVTKRAGSIQLLHLENIPGRGVKAELEVDSKSLSVLIGNKSLLESEQIPMEKMPEGEGSLILLAVNGNYRGSFLLADEIRPGARSFISLLKHFVPNISILSGDRYAAVKFIAETLGIEKYSSDLSPEDKSNLISTAQEKGNIVIMVGDGINDSLSLAQANVSISHTEAEDLSLEKSDVVLTSGNLNGLVHSLLSAKKTREVILQNIIISFCYNSIMLPLAMFGLMLPVICAVFMACSSLTVLLNSLSIRFRIPQWKPST
- a CDS encoding cbb3-type cytochrome oxidase assembly protein, translating into MEALYLTIPMAMCIAAFFLYVFITAFRKGQFEDIESPKYRMFFEEEEYPQSKANPNQSDGPTSKS
- a CDS encoding sulfite exporter TauE/SafE family protein, whose product is MDQLANLSFFGSILVYGFVSSFHCLVMCGPFVSLLQTEKGKPIPIYLYHLGRVISYTFLGMVLGFLGKGANALGDLTAIKGVAGVFTFLFLIVFAIRTYSLKSTSSFGSLPQGIRKFLEKIRSQFSKNGLGFGIGIVSALLPCGVLYPAYAASFATGNLLTGGLVMFFFYLGTVPALSGLSFLVGKWRHRIQPKWIPAFGTLVILTSLSFLLYRLFFHNHGESCDHLL
- a CDS encoding RNA polymerase sigma factor yields the protein MPEFDFETVVKETKYLVLKTVGDTLIDRFDDATEDVVQEVYFRAFKSLEKGGFDGRSKISTWIYTIARNESLRMNEKRLKEEEKAKRYLVKNKVQLSGAHDVTTWEKEEWIESILNRIPEVYRQTLRLYLAGNTMEEIAKELEIRQGTVKSRLFRTKEWIRKHIPGGKNEFQES
- a CDS encoding Spy/CpxP family protein refolding chaperone, translating into MISLKQVLKITTTVGLVSVMAFAFGNCRGHKDFEKRIEWVASKLTSKLDLDDAQKAKLETIKAELIAKHKEMKPKHESWAKEMATQIRAEKIDTKLLDKMSIERETRHQEMRKFFQSKLVEFHAVLKPEQREKFADLVERFASRHQPPEE